In Xenopus laevis strain J_2021 chromosome 2S, Xenopus_laevis_v10.1, whole genome shotgun sequence, a genomic segment contains:
- the LOC121400754 gene encoding pyruvate dehydrogenase E1 component subunit alpha, somatic form, mitochondrial-like, whose translation ISLYIAFFTEIFPYFLVFQGQIFETYNMAALWKLPCIFICENNRYGMGTSVERAAASTDYYKRGDYIPGLRVDGMDVLCVREATKFAADHCRSGKGPILMELQTYRYHGHSMSDPGVSYRTREEIQEVRSKSDPITLLKDRMLNNNLSNVEELKEIDVEVRKEIEEAAQFATTDPEPSLEEIANHIYRNDPTFDVRGANLWIKYKSAS comes from the exons ATTAGtttgtatattgcattttttactGAGATTTTTCCCTATTTCCTTGTATTTCAGGGACAGATATTTGAAACCTACAATATGGCTGCCTTATGGAAGCTGCCCTGTATCTTTATTTGTGAAAATAACAGATACGGCATGGGGACCTCTGTGGAGAGAGCAGCAGCAAGCACAGACTATTACAAACGAGGAGACTACATCCCAGGTCTTCGA GTTGATGGTATGGATGTTCTGTGTGTTCGAGAAGCCACTAAGTTTGCAGCTGATCACTGCAGATCTGGAAAG gGTCCAATTTTAATGGAGCTTCAGACTTACCGTTATCATGGACACAGCATGAGCGATCCTGGTGTAAG TTATCGTACCAGAGAAGAAATTCAGGAAGTAAGAAGTAAAAGTGATCCGATCACCCTTCTCAAGGACAGAATGTTAAACAACAACCTGTCTAATGTGGAGGAATTAAAG GAAATTGATGTGGAAGTACGGAAAGAGATTGAGGAAGCTGCTCAGTTTGCTACCACCGACCCTGAACCTTCACTAGAAGAAATTGCCAATCACATTTATCGCAATGATCCCACGTTTGATGTCAGAGGAGCAAATCTCTGGATCAAATACAAATCCGCCAGCTAA